Proteins encoded within one genomic window of Etheostoma cragini isolate CJK2018 chromosome 21, CSU_Ecrag_1.0, whole genome shotgun sequence:
- the pgap3 gene encoding post-GPI attachment to proteins factor 3 isoform X1, translating into MASAGTLPRCTSVRLPAAATVVLLLMSGTTVQASQGDKEPVYRDCVKQCVRTNCTGARLRGFQSAQPQYMALTGWTCRDDCRYQCMWTTVGLYQAEGYRVPQFHGKWPFARFLCFEEPASALASLLNGLACLLMLLRYRGTVPRQSPMYHTINSFSLVSLNAWFWSTVFHTRDTYLTEKMDYFCATAVILYSIYLCCVRTLGLRRPGVSSMVGVLLILAFTSHVSYLTFVSFDYGYNMAANATIGMVNLLWWLCWCWQNRRTLPYWWKCVLVVLLLHGLALLELLDFPPMLWVLDAHAVWHLSTIPVHFLFYSFLIDDSLYLLNTEKMGVKVE; encoded by the exons ATGGCCTCAGCGGGAACGTTACCCCGCTGCACATCTGTCAGACTCCCCGCTGCGGCCACTGTAGTCCTGCTCCTAATGTCGGGGACCACTGTACAAGCATCTCAAGGCGACAAGGAGCCGGTTTATCGGGACTGTGTGAAGCAATGTGTCCGGACCAACTGCACCGGAGCTCGGCTTCGGGGGTTTCAGTCTGCCCAGCCGCAGTACATGGCGCTGACAG GTTGGACGTGTCGTGATGACTGTCGCTATCAATGCATGTGGACCACGGTGGGCCTTTACCAGGCCGAGGGGTACAGAGTCCCACAGTTCCACGGCAAG TGGCCGTTTGCACGCTTCCTGTGTTTTGAGGAGCCAGCTTCTGCCCTGGCCTCTTTGCTGAATGGCCTGGCTTGCCTTCTTATGCTGCTGCGATATCGAGGCACGGTGCCTCGCCAGAGCCCCATGTACCACACCATCAACTCCTTCTCTCTG GTATCTCTGAATGCCTGGTTCTGGTCCACTGTGTTTCATACCCGGGACACCTATCTGACTGAG AAAATGGACTATTTCTGTGCAACCGCAGTCATTCTTTATTCAATTTACCTTTGCTGTGTCAG AACATTGGGTCTGAGGCGACCTGGGGTGTCCAGCATGGTGGGAGTCCTGCTCATCTTGGCCTTTACCTCCCATGTGTCCTACTTGACCTTTGTCAGTTTCGACTACGGCTACAACATGGCTGCTAACGCCACCATTG GCATGGTGAACCTCCTGTGGTGGCTGTGTTGGTGCTGGCAGAACCGGCGAACCCTGCCATACTGGTGGAAGTGCGTTCTGGTGGTGCTGCTGCTTCATGGTCTtgccctgctggagctgctggacttCCCCCCAATGCTCTGGGTTCTGGACGCTCATGCTGTGTGGCACCTCAGCACCATACCAGTGCACTTCCTTTTCTACAG TTTCCTGATTGACGACAGCCTCTACCTACTGAACACAGAGAAGATGGGTGTCAAAGTTGAATAG
- the pgap3 gene encoding post-GPI attachment to proteins factor 3 isoform X2, whose amino-acid sequence MASAGTLPRCTSVRLPAAATVVLLLMSGTTVQASQGDKEPVYRDCVKQCVRTNCTGARLRGFQSAQPQYMALTGWTCRDDCRYQCMWTTVGLYQAEGYRVPQFHGKWPFARFLCFEEPASALASLLNGLACLLMLLRYRGTVPRQSPMYHTINSFSLVSLNAWFWSTVFHTRDTYLTEFGPLTPEKNICSVSL is encoded by the exons ATGGCCTCAGCGGGAACGTTACCCCGCTGCACATCTGTCAGACTCCCCGCTGCGGCCACTGTAGTCCTGCTCCTAATGTCGGGGACCACTGTACAAGCATCTCAAGGCGACAAGGAGCCGGTTTATCGGGACTGTGTGAAGCAATGTGTCCGGACCAACTGCACCGGAGCTCGGCTTCGGGGGTTTCAGTCTGCCCAGCCGCAGTACATGGCGCTGACAG GTTGGACGTGTCGTGATGACTGTCGCTATCAATGCATGTGGACCACGGTGGGCCTTTACCAGGCCGAGGGGTACAGAGTCCCACAGTTCCACGGCAAG TGGCCGTTTGCACGCTTCCTGTGTTTTGAGGAGCCAGCTTCTGCCCTGGCCTCTTTGCTGAATGGCCTGGCTTGCCTTCTTATGCTGCTGCGATATCGAGGCACGGTGCCTCGCCAGAGCCCCATGTACCACACCATCAACTCCTTCTCTCTG GTATCTCTGAATGCCTGGTTCTGGTCCACTGTGTTTCATACCCGGGACACCTATCTGACTGAG TTTGGTCCACTTACCCCGGAGAAAAATATCTGTTCAGTCAGTTTGTGA
- the mylpfb gene encoding myosin light chain, phosphorylatable, fast skeletal muscle b, which produces MAPKKAKRRQQQGEGGSSNVFSMFEQSQIQEYKEAFTIIDQNRDGIISKDDLRDVLATMGQLNVKNEELEAMVKEASGPINFTVFLTMFGEKLKGADPEDVIVSAFKVLDPEATGSIKKEFLEELLTTQCDRFTAEEMTNLWAAFPPDVAGNVDYKNICYVITHGEEKEE; this is translated from the exons ATG gCACCCAAGAAAGCCAAGAGGAGGCAGCAGCAGGGTGAGGGTGGTTCCTCCAATGTGTTCTCCATGTTTGAGCAGAGCCAGATCCAGGAGTACAAGGAG GCTTTCACAATCATTGACCAGAACAGAGACGGCATCATCAGCAAGGATGACCTCAGGGACGTGCTGGCCACCATGGGCCAACTGAATGTGAAGAATGAGGAGCTGGAGGCCATGGTGAAGGAGGCCAGCGGCCCCATTAACTTCACCGTCTTCCTGACCATGTTCGGCGAGAAGCTGAAGG GTGCTGACCCCGAGGACGTTATTGTGAGCGCTTTCAAGGTCCTGGACCCCGAGGCCACTGGCTCCATTAAGAAAGAATT CCTTGAGGAGCTCCTGACCACCCAGTGCGACAGGTTCACCGCTGAGGAG ATGACCAACCTGTGGGCTGCTTTCCCCCCTGATGTGGCTGGCAATGTGGACTACAAGAACATCTGCTACGTCATCACACacggagaggaaaaggaggagtaA
- the LOC117937333 gene encoding sesquipedalian-1-like: MKINEKVFTSFESCTSQVDKEGYLYKKGEIKTSYQKRWCVLKGNLLFYKDRPADRDVTGVIVLEGCTVQLCESEELFAFSLLWADPGLRTYKFAAEDQASQESWIKALLSASHSYLALLVMDMEKKYRDALGQLSSEPANPFIIPKLNTVEAGYNPSAYQKTQSLRLPLYQATGVGAGPSLSSNQTLQPLTHSPKSASKRSPKLWSKRNANVVPVNTPARPLGDWSGVYLGSKEEFTKLHEDFGKEVKELIADWLKRGQGDEAVQGENLIDFG, encoded by the exons ATGAAGATTAACGAAAAGGTTTTCACCTCTTTTGAATCTTGCACCTCACAAGTGGACAAAGAAGGGTACCTCTACAAGAAG GGCGAGATCAAGACTTCCTATCAGAAGCGCTGGTGCGTGCTGAAGGGGAACCTCCTCTTCTACAAGGACCGGCCGGCCGACCGGGACGTGACGGGAGTGATTGTTCTAGAGGGCTGCACCGTCCAGCTGTGCGAGTCCGAGGAGCTGTTTGCCTTCTCGCTGTTGTGGGCCGATCCGGGACTGCGAACGTACAAGTTTGCTGCAGAGGACCAGGCCAGCCAGGAGAGTTGGATCAAAGCCTTGCTGTCAGCCAGCCACAGCTACCTGGCCCTGCTGGTGATGGACATGGAGAAGAAGTACAgag ATGCATTAGGCCAGTTGTCCAGTGAACCAGCCAACCCTTTCATCATACCAAAATTAAACACTGTAGAAGCAGGATATAATCCTTCAGCCTATCAGAAGACACAATCGTTACGGCTACCTTTGTATCAAGCAACAGGTGTGGGAGCAGGACCGAGTCTGAGCTCCAATCAGACGCTTCAACCTCTGACCCATTCACCCAAATCAGCCAGTAAAAGATCACCCAAACTCTGGTCCAAGAGGAACGCAAACGTGGTGCCTGTAAACACACCTGCTCGGCCTTTGGGGGACTGGTCAGGGGTCTATTTAGGCTCAAAGGAGGAATTTACTAAATTGCATGAAGATTTTGGAAAAGAGGTGAAGGAACTGAttgctgattggctgaagaGGGGACAAGGTGATGAAGCTGTTCAAGGCGAAAACTTAATAGATTTTGGATAA
- the LOC117937332 gene encoding zinc finger and SCAN domain-containing protein 21-like isoform X3, translated as MKFCVSEFLDSKVVIMQRVKCVVVGDSGVGKTYLLFTYINKIFPKEYTPAFYDIYTTQVIVDNQTISLDLVDSAGREEYDHIRPLCYNQANVIIICFSIASPTSCVNVKSKWHPEVKHHCPDVPILLVGTKSDLHDDHEILEKLREQNQTTVTRQQGPAMAKQIKAVKYLECASINQHGLNEVFDEAVRTVLSHSITTKKLCVLLMSKLDRLNARVAKLLTEAVQEVLEVVKETVSEYQEKTARTQRENESLRRRLQELQDTIPRESSAVLSTTSLLPVEKEVPQNQELDFGLTLRLDSDLHLAEPKQISSHKPYDDLKQELKQQECSSNTESQARCNLAHPTEHCKAQPEEGTHIIDEAMTVHTTHGANKDISSVSSTNVCTSPSSTIKRELQLTDCAASEPPSLQEQYTGCVDLSCNSSRQNSGTEERSQTSAEPYGRIFADSNHAIPRRHGFAKTNRAAFDRTKIRIEHFRGDESHLCVVCGKTFSRIGNLRIHQRCHTGEKPYGCIQCGRRFSQAGDLKKHKRVHTGEKPYYCNQCGKSFSRGENLKRHQKIHIGEILQLQQVWREQQQ; from the exons ATGAAGTTTTGTGTTTCAGAATTTCTGGATTCCAAAGTTGTCATAATGCAGAGAGTGAAGTGTGTGGTTGTTGGAGACAGTGGAGTAGGAAAAACCTACCTACTCTTCACCTACATCAACAAGATCTTTCCTAAGGAGTACACACCAGCTTTCTACGACATATACACTACCCAGGTTATAGTAGACAACCAGACTATCAGCCTGGACCTTGTGGACAGTGCTGGGAGAGAGGAATATGACCACATACGCCCCCTCTGCTACAATCAAGCCAATGTCATCATCATTTGCTTCTCCATCGCTAGCCCAACATCCTGTGTGAATGTCAAGAGCAAATGGCATCCAGAGGTGAAACACCATTGCCCTGATGTGCCTATTCTTCTTGTGGGAACTAAAAGTGACCTGCATGATGATCACGAGATCTTGGAGAAACTGAGAGAGCAGAACCAGACCACTGTCACCAGGCAGCAGGGACCAGCAATGGCAAAGCAAATTAAGGCTGTTAAATATCTTGAGTGTGCTTCAATCAACCAGCATGGACTGAATGAGGTGTTTGATGAGGCTGTGCGTACCGTTCTCAGTCATTCAATCACCACCAAGAAACTCTGTGTACTCTT GATGTCTAAACTTGACCGTTTGAATGCTCGTGTTGCCAAGCTACTAACTGAAGCGGTGCAGGAGGTTCTGGAGGTGGTGAAGGAGACAGTGTCCGAGTACCAGGAGAAAACTGccagaacacagagagagaacgagagtcTGAGGAGGAGGCTGCAGGAGCTCCAGGACACAATACCAAGAGAGAGCAGTG CTGTTCTGTCCACAACTAGTCTCCTACCTGTAGAAAAAGAAGTCCCACAGAATCAAGAGCTGGATTTTGGGCTTACTTTGAGGCTGGACTCAGACCTCCATCTAGCAGAGCCAAAACAGATAAGCAGTCACAAACCTTACGATGACTTGAAGCAGGAATTGAAACAACAGGAGTGCTCCAGTAACACTGAATCACAAGCTAGGTGCAACTTGGCACATCCAACAGAACATTGCAAAGCACAACCAGAAGAGGGGACACATATTATTGATGAGGCAATGACAGTCCACACAACACACGGTGCAAACAAGGACATCAGTTCTGTCTCATCCACAAATGTGTGCACCTCTCCCTCCAGCACTATCAAAAGAGAGTTACAACTAACCGACTGCGCAGCATCAGAACCACCATCTCTTCAAGAACAATATACTGGATGTGTGGATTTAAGCTGCAACTCTTCCCGTCAGAACTCAGGAACTGAGGAAAGGTCACAAACTAGTGCTGAACCGTACGGACGTATCTTTGCCGACTCAAATCACGCCATACCTAGGAGGCATGGCTTTGCAAAAACCAACAGGGCTGCATTTGACAGGACAAAAATCCGGATTGAGCACTTCAGGGGAGATGAATCACACTTGTGCGTTGTATGTGGAAAGACTTTCAGCAGGATTGGGAACTTAAGAATCCACCAGCGTTGTCATACGGGAGAGAAGCCATATGGATGCATACAGTGTGGGAGACGTTTTAGTCAGGCAGGTGACCTGAAGAAACACAAGAGGGTCCACACAGGGGAGAAACCGTACTACTGCAACCAGTGTGGAAAGAGCTTTAGTCGGGGGGAGAATCTGAAAAGACATCAGAAGATCCACATTGGAGAGATTTTACAGTTACAGCAAGTGTGGAGGGAGCAACAACAATGA
- the LOC117937332 gene encoding rho-related GTP-binding protein RhoG-like isoform X2, giving the protein MQRVKCVVVGDSGVGKTYLLFTYINKIFPKEYTPAFYDIYTTQVIVDNQTISLDLVDSAGREEYDHIRPLCYNQANVIIICFSIASPTSCVNVKSKWHPEVKHHCPDVPILLVGTKSDLHDDHEILEKLREQNQTTVTRQQGPAMAKQIKAVKYLECASINQHGLNEVFDEAVRTVLSHSITTKKLCVLLMSKLDRLNARVAKLLTEAVQEVLEVVKETVSEYQEKTARTQRENESLRRRLQELQDTIPRESSGGCSVHN; this is encoded by the exons ATGCAGAGAGTGAAGTGTGTGGTTGTTGGAGACAGTGGAGTAGGAAAAACCTACCTACTCTTCACCTACATCAACAAGATCTTTCCTAAGGAGTACACACCAGCTTTCTACGACATATACACTACCCAGGTTATAGTAGACAACCAGACTATCAGCCTGGACCTTGTGGACAGTGCTGGGAGAGAGGAATATGACCACATACGCCCCCTCTGCTACAATCAAGCCAATGTCATCATCATTTGCTTCTCCATCGCTAGCCCAACATCCTGTGTGAATGTCAAGAGCAAATGGCATCCAGAGGTGAAACACCATTGCCCTGATGTGCCTATTCTTCTTGTGGGAACTAAAAGTGACCTGCATGATGATCACGAGATCTTGGAGAAACTGAGAGAGCAGAACCAGACCACTGTCACCAGGCAGCAGGGACCAGCAATGGCAAAGCAAATTAAGGCTGTTAAATATCTTGAGTGTGCTTCAATCAACCAGCATGGACTGAATGAGGTGTTTGATGAGGCTGTGCGTACCGTTCTCAGTCATTCAATCACCACCAAGAAACTCTGTGTACTCTT GATGTCTAAACTTGACCGTTTGAATGCTCGTGTTGCCAAGCTACTAACTGAAGCGGTGCAGGAGGTTCTGGAGGTGGTGAAGGAGACAGTGTCCGAGTACCAGGAGAAAACTGccagaacacagagagagaacgagagtcTGAGGAGGAGGCTGCAGGAGCTCCAGGACACAATACCAAGAGAGAGCAGTGGTGG CTGTTCTGTCCACAACTAG
- the LOC117937332 gene encoding rho-related GTP-binding protein RhoG-like isoform X1 — MKFCVSEFLDSKVVIMQRVKCVVVGDSGVGKTYLLFTYINKIFPKEYTPAFYDIYTTQVIVDNQTISLDLVDSAGREEYDHIRPLCYNQANVIIICFSIASPTSCVNVKSKWHPEVKHHCPDVPILLVGTKSDLHDDHEILEKLREQNQTTVTRQQGPAMAKQIKAVKYLECASINQHGLNEVFDEAVRTVLSHSITTKKLCVLLMSKLDRLNARVAKLLTEAVQEVLEVVKETVSEYQEKTARTQRENESLRRRLQELQDTIPRESSGGCSVHN, encoded by the exons ATGAAGTTTTGTGTTTCAGAATTTCTGGATTCCAAAGTTGTCATAATGCAGAGAGTGAAGTGTGTGGTTGTTGGAGACAGTGGAGTAGGAAAAACCTACCTACTCTTCACCTACATCAACAAGATCTTTCCTAAGGAGTACACACCAGCTTTCTACGACATATACACTACCCAGGTTATAGTAGACAACCAGACTATCAGCCTGGACCTTGTGGACAGTGCTGGGAGAGAGGAATATGACCACATACGCCCCCTCTGCTACAATCAAGCCAATGTCATCATCATTTGCTTCTCCATCGCTAGCCCAACATCCTGTGTGAATGTCAAGAGCAAATGGCATCCAGAGGTGAAACACCATTGCCCTGATGTGCCTATTCTTCTTGTGGGAACTAAAAGTGACCTGCATGATGATCACGAGATCTTGGAGAAACTGAGAGAGCAGAACCAGACCACTGTCACCAGGCAGCAGGGACCAGCAATGGCAAAGCAAATTAAGGCTGTTAAATATCTTGAGTGTGCTTCAATCAACCAGCATGGACTGAATGAGGTGTTTGATGAGGCTGTGCGTACCGTTCTCAGTCATTCAATCACCACCAAGAAACTCTGTGTACTCTT GATGTCTAAACTTGACCGTTTGAATGCTCGTGTTGCCAAGCTACTAACTGAAGCGGTGCAGGAGGTTCTGGAGGTGGTGAAGGAGACAGTGTCCGAGTACCAGGAGAAAACTGccagaacacagagagagaacgagagtcTGAGGAGGAGGCTGCAGGAGCTCCAGGACACAATACCAAGAGAGAGCAGTGGTGG CTGTTCTGTCCACAACTAG
- the LOC117937318 gene encoding zinc finger protein 33B-like, with protein sequence MSKIERLNARVEKLLSKAVQEVLEVVKETVSEYQEKTARTQRENQSLKRRLQELQEKLEINGCVPQIPPVAQQADADQHQMEQNQKQEVEEDIDLVPSDKEIALICPSYSFEDLDCEASIPLLVTPCVSPRATTGPHLGGDDFNSPRALKTESDHGLSAPISNHVVTISDNDHQMKVEPTSIEDATCNTSYCHGDAGTSATSSHRLNLEPPQANSGLYSESGLVFCVEQNGIEGPPSQRDNSTNSVAEKHHTTQTITKVGSSGSRGFQRNSRKHYCCSLCGRTFRHAGDYKKHNRVHTGEKPYCCSVCGKRFSQSGYLTVHLRYHTGEKPFGCSHCGKSFSHSSNMKKHLQTHL encoded by the exons ATGTCCAAAATTGAACGTCTGAATGCCCGAGTGGAAAAGCTGCTGTCTAAAGCGGTGCAGGAGGTTCTGGAGGTGGTGAAGGAGACAGTGTCCGAGTACCAGGAGAAAACTGccagaacacagagagagaaccAAAGTCTCAAGAGGAGGCTGCAGGAGCTCCAGGAGAAACTAGAAATCAATG GATGTGTGCCACAAATCCCCCCTGTAGCCCAGCAGGCGGATGCAGACCAGCATCAGATGGAGCAGAACCAGAAACAGGAGGTAGAAGAGGACATTGATCTTGTCCCCTCTGATAAAGAAATTGCACTAATCTGTCCATCATATTCATTTGAAGACCTTGACTGTGAAGCATCCATCCCATTATTAGTCACCCCCTGTGTCTCCCCTAGAGCTACGACAGGACCACATTTAGGTGGTGATGACTTCAACAGTCCAAGAGCTCTTAAAACGGAGAGTGATCATGGCCTGTCAGCTCCTATTTCCAATCATGTTGTTACAATCTCTGACAACGATCATCAAATGAAAGTGGAGCCTACGTCGATTGAAGACGCCACGTGCAACACAAGTTATTGTCATGGTGATGCTGGCACGAGCGCTACATCCTCACACAGACTAAACCTAGAGCCTCCTCAAGCCAATTCTGGACTCTACTCTGAGTCTGGACTTGTCTTCTGTGTGGAGCAAAACGGCATAGAGGGGCCGCCATCCCAAAGAGACAACAGTACGAACAGTGTTGCAGAGAAACATCACACCACTCAAACAATCACAAAAGTGGGCTCTTCAGGCTCAAGAGGGTTCCAGAGGAACAGCAGAAAACACTACTGCTGCTCGCTCTGTGGTCGCACCTTTAGGCACGCCGGGGACTACAAGAAACACAACAGGGTGCACACGGGGGAGAAGCCCTACTGCTGCTCGGTGTGCGGGAAGCGCTTCAGTCAGTCGGGCTACCTGACGGTGCACCTGCGCTATCACACGGGAGAGAAGCCGTTTGGCTGCAGTCACTGTGGGAAAAGTTTTAGTCACTCGAGTAACATGAAGAAACACCTGCAGACCCATCTGTGA